One genomic window of Pseudomonas chlororaphis subsp. piscium includes the following:
- a CDS encoding SDR family oxidoreductase gives MSEQQSIANGRVALVTGAARGIGLGIAAWLISEGWQVVLTDLDRVRGSQVAKVLGDSAWFIGMDVADEAQVALGVAEVLGQFGRLDALVCNAAVADPRNITLESLDLAYWNRVLAVNLSGPMLLAKHCAPYLRAHGGAIVNLASTRARQSEPDTEAYAASKGGLLALTHALAMSLGPEIRVNAVSPGWIDARDPAARRAEPLSDADHAQHPAGRVGTVEDVAAMVAWLLSKNSGFVTGQEFVVDGGMSKKMIYRD, from the coding sequence TTGTCCGAACAGCAGAGCATTGCCAACGGCCGCGTCGCGCTGGTGACCGGCGCGGCACGGGGTATCGGTCTGGGCATCGCTGCCTGGCTGATCAGCGAAGGCTGGCAGGTGGTGCTGACCGATCTGGACCGCGTACGCGGCTCCCAGGTGGCCAAGGTCCTGGGTGATAGTGCCTGGTTCATCGGCATGGATGTGGCGGATGAAGCGCAGGTCGCTCTGGGTGTCGCCGAAGTGCTGGGGCAGTTCGGGCGCCTCGATGCGTTGGTGTGCAACGCGGCGGTCGCCGATCCGCGCAACATCACCCTGGAAAGCCTCGACCTGGCTTACTGGAATCGGGTGCTGGCGGTGAACCTCAGTGGTCCGATGCTCCTGGCCAAGCACTGTGCGCCGTATCTGCGCGCCCACGGCGGAGCCATCGTCAACCTGGCGTCTACCCGTGCCCGGCAATCGGAACCCGACACTGAAGCCTATGCGGCGAGCAAGGGCGGTCTGCTGGCCTTGACCCATGCGCTGGCCATGAGTTTGGGGCCGGAGATTCGGGTCAATGCGGTCAGCCCCGGCTGGATCGACGCCCGGGATCCGGCGGCGCGTCGGGCCGAACCTTTGAGCGATGCCGATCATGCCCAACATCCAGCGGGCAGGGTAGGGACGGTCGAAGATGTGGCGGCGATGGTGGCATGGCTGTTGTCGAAGAACTCCGGTTTTGTCACTGGCCAGGAGTTCGTGGTCGACGGCGGCATGAGCAAAAAAATGATTTATCGCGATTGA
- the purF gene encoding amidophosphoribosyltransferase, giving the protein MCGIVGIVGKSNVNQALYDALTVLQHRGQDAAGIVTSHDGRLFLRKDNGLVRDVFHQRHMQRLVGHMGIGHVRYPTAGSSTSAEAQPFYVNSPYGITLAHNGNLTNVEQLAKEIYESDLRHVNTNSDSEVLLNVFAHELAQRGKLQPTEEDVFAAVTDVHNRCVGGYAVVAMVTGYGIVGFRDPHGIRPIVFGQRHTDEGVEYMIASESVSLDVLGFTLIRDLAPGEAVYITEDGKLHTRQCATNPKLTPCIFEHVYLARPDSIIDGVSVYKARLRMGEKLAEKILRERPDHDIDVVIPIPDTSRTAALELANHLGVKFREGFVKNRYIGRTFIMPGQAARKKSVRQKLNAIELEFRGKNVMLVDDSIVRGTTCKQIIQMAREAGAKNVYFCSAAPAVRFPNVYGIDMPSAHELIAHNRSTQDVADLIGADWLIYQDLPDLIEAVGGGKIKIENFDCAVFDGKYVTGDVDEAYLNKIENARNDASKAKTQAVSAIIDLYNN; this is encoded by the coding sequence ATGTGTGGCATCGTCGGTATCGTCGGTAAGTCGAACGTCAATCAGGCGCTGTATGACGCGCTAACCGTCCTCCAGCACCGCGGCCAGGACGCTGCCGGTATCGTGACCAGCCATGATGGCCGGTTATTCCTGCGCAAGGACAACGGCCTGGTCCGTGACGTTTTCCATCAACGGCACATGCAGCGCCTGGTCGGTCACATGGGTATTGGCCATGTGCGGTATCCGACCGCTGGCAGCTCGACTTCGGCCGAAGCTCAACCGTTTTACGTCAACTCGCCTTACGGCATCACCCTGGCACATAACGGTAACCTGACCAATGTTGAACAGCTGGCCAAGGAGATCTATGAATCTGACCTGCGCCACGTCAACACCAATTCCGATTCGGAAGTCCTGCTCAACGTCTTCGCTCACGAGCTGGCCCAGCGCGGCAAGCTGCAACCGACCGAAGAAGACGTGTTCGCCGCCGTGACTGACGTGCACAACCGTTGCGTTGGTGGTTATGCGGTAGTGGCCATGGTCACTGGTTATGGGATCGTTGGCTTCCGCGACCCTCATGGTATTCGCCCGATCGTGTTCGGTCAGCGTCATACCGACGAAGGCGTCGAGTACATGATCGCCTCCGAAAGCGTGTCCCTGGATGTGCTGGGCTTCACCCTGATCCGCGACCTGGCGCCGGGCGAAGCGGTCTACATCACTGAAGACGGCAAGCTGCATACCCGCCAGTGCGCGACCAATCCGAAACTGACTCCGTGCATCTTCGAACACGTCTACCTGGCGCGTCCGGACTCGATCATCGACGGTGTGTCGGTGTACAAGGCGCGTCTGCGCATGGGCGAGAAGCTGGCCGAGAAGATCCTGCGCGAGCGTCCGGATCACGATATCGACGTGGTCATCCCGATTCCGGATACCAGCCGTACCGCGGCGCTGGAGCTGGCGAACCACCTGGGCGTCAAGTTCCGCGAAGGCTTCGTGAAGAACCGCTACATCGGCCGGACCTTCATCATGCCGGGCCAGGCTGCACGGAAAAAATCCGTGCGCCAGAAACTCAATGCCATCGAGCTGGAGTTCCGCGGCAAGAACGTGATGCTGGTGGATGACTCGATCGTTCGCGGCACCACCTGCAAGCAGATCATCCAGATGGCCCGTGAAGCCGGTGCGAAGAATGTCTACTTCTGCTCCGCAGCGCCGGCCGTGCGTTTCCCGAACGTGTACGGCATCGACATGCCGAGCGCTCACGAACTGATCGCACACAATCGTTCGACTCAGGATGTGGCCGATCTGATCGGCGCCGACTGGTTGATCTATCAGGATCTGCCTGACCTGATCGAGGCGGTCGGTGGTGGCAAGATCAAGATCGAGAACTTCGACTGCGCGGTGTTCGATGGCAAATATGTCACTGGCGACGTCGACGAGGCCTACCTGAACAAGATCGAAAACGCCCGTAACGATGCCTCCAAGGCCAAGACCCAGGCGGTCAGTGCGATCATCGATCTGTACAACAACTGA
- a CDS encoding O-succinylhomoserine sulfhydrylase, which translates to MSQDWDAGRLDSDLDGVAFDTLAVRAGQHRTPEGEHGDPMFFTSSYVFRTAADAAARFAGEVPGNVYSRYTNPTVRAFEERIAALEGAEQAVATATGMAAILSVVMSLCSAGDHVLVSRSVFGSTISLFEKYFKRFGIEVDYVPLADLSGWDAAIKANTKLLFVESPSNPLAELVDIAALSEVAHAKGAMLVVDNCFCTPALQQPLKLGADVVVHSATKFIDGQGRCMGGVVAGRSEQMKEVVGFLRTAGPTLSPFNAWIFLKGLETLNLRMRAHCANAQALAEWLEQQDGIEKVHYAGLPSHPQYELAKRQQRGFGAVVSFEVKGGKEGAWRFIDATRLISITANLGDSKTTITHPSTTSHGRLAPQEREAAGIRDSLIRIAVGLEDVVDLQADLARGLAAL; encoded by the coding sequence ATGAGTCAGGATTGGGATGCCGGTCGGCTGGACAGCGACCTTGATGGCGTAGCTTTCGATACCCTGGCCGTGCGCGCCGGCCAACACCGTACCCCGGAAGGGGAGCACGGTGATCCGATGTTCTTCACCTCCAGCTACGTGTTCCGCACGGCCGCCGATGCGGCCGCGCGGTTCGCTGGCGAGGTGCCGGGCAATGTCTATTCCCGTTACACCAACCCGACCGTGCGGGCGTTCGAAGAGCGCATCGCCGCCCTGGAAGGCGCCGAGCAGGCCGTGGCCACGGCCACCGGCATGGCGGCCATTCTCTCGGTGGTCATGAGTTTGTGCAGTGCGGGCGATCATGTATTGGTTTCGCGCAGTGTGTTTGGCTCGACCATCAGCCTGTTCGAAAAGTATTTCAAACGCTTCGGTATCGAGGTCGACTACGTGCCCCTGGCGGACCTGTCCGGCTGGGATGCGGCAATCAAGGCCAATACCAAGTTGCTGTTCGTTGAATCGCCGTCCAACCCGCTCGCCGAGCTGGTGGATATCGCTGCGCTGTCCGAAGTGGCTCACGCCAAGGGCGCGATGCTGGTGGTCGACAACTGTTTCTGCACGCCGGCGCTGCAGCAGCCGCTGAAGCTGGGTGCGGATGTGGTGGTGCACTCGGCGACCAAGTTCATCGACGGCCAGGGTCGTTGCATGGGCGGTGTGGTGGCTGGTCGCAGCGAACAAATGAAAGAAGTGGTGGGTTTCCTGCGTACCGCGGGGCCGACCCTGAGTCCGTTCAACGCCTGGATCTTCCTCAAGGGCCTCGAGACCCTCAACCTGCGTATGCGCGCCCATTGTGCCAATGCCCAGGCCCTGGCCGAATGGCTGGAGCAGCAGGACGGCATCGAGAAGGTGCACTACGCCGGTCTGCCAAGCCATCCGCAATACGAACTGGCCAAGCGTCAGCAGCGTGGTTTCGGTGCGGTGGTGAGTTTCGAGGTCAAGGGCGGCAAGGAAGGGGCCTGGCGTTTTATCGATGCCACTCGCCTGATCTCCATTACCGCCAACCTGGGTGACAGCAAGACCACCATCACTCACCCGAGCACCACCTCTCACGGCCGTCTGGCACCGCAAGAGCGTGAAGCGGCGGGCATCCGTGACAGCCTGATTCGTATCGCTGTCGGTCTTGAGGATGTGGTGGACCTGCAAGCCGACCTGGCGCGCGGCTTGGCAGCCTTGTGA